In Solanum stenotomum isolate F172 chromosome 6, ASM1918654v1, whole genome shotgun sequence, one DNA window encodes the following:
- the LOC125867466 gene encoding probable methyltransferase At1g29790: protein MDSPHKPRSFSPNLFFFFLLVSSNLLTFFISNTFKHSSCYLYQQTYNSIDTESSLNTDIPLIVQPAETRDDDIQASDLDLPSELRAFASPHKLPFGFSTNFDSDSIIPPVGHPCTRFPDLLRRYMSYRVNGSCPDDEMGQKLLLKGCEPLPRRRCRPAAQQEYVEPYPLPESLWTTPSDSSVVWTAYTCKTYECLINRVKSQKSFDDCKDCFDLNGREKKRWLLTKGAGLDFSIDEVLAVKKPGTIRIGLDIGGGVATFAVRMRERNITILTTSMNLNGPFNTFIASRGVIPLYISISQRLPFFDNTLDIVHSMHVLSNWIPSTLLHFLFFDIYRVLRPGGLFWLDHFFCVREQFEQVYAPLIESIGFTKVKWVVGRKLDRGPELNEMYLSALLEKPLKNSW, encoded by the exons ATGGACTCACCTCATAAGCCAAGATCTTTTTCCCCTAACctgttctttttcttccttcttgTGTCCTCAAATCTTCTCACTTTTTTCATTTCTAACACTTTTAAGCACTCTTCTTGTTATCTATACCAACAAACATATAATTCCATTGATACCGAGTCATCACTTAATACTGATATCCCTTTGATTGTTCAGCCTGCAGAAACTAGAGATGATGATATTCAAGCATCTGATTTAGACCTTCCATCTGAGCTCCGTGCTTTCGCATCTCCACATAAACTACCATTTGGATTCAGCACAAACTTTGATTCTGACAGTATCATTCCTCCGGTTGGGCACCCATGCACCAGGTTTCCTGATTTACTTCGTCGTTACATGTCATACAGAGTCAATGGTTCTTGCCCTGATGATGAGATGGGACAGAAGCTGCTTCTCAAAG GTTGTGAGCCTCTCCCTCGCCGCAGATGCCGTCCTGCTGCTCAACAGGAATATGTTGAGCCTTACCCTCTTCCTGAGAGTCTATGGACTACACCATCAGATTCATCTGTTGTTTGGACAGCATATACTTGCAAAACTTATGAATGTCTCATCAACAGGGTGAAATCACAGAAATCATTTGATGATTGCAAAGACTGCTTTGATCTCAATGGCAGAGAGAAAAAACGATGGTTGTTGACAAAGGGAGCTGGCCTTGACTTCTCTATTGATGAAGTACTAGCAGTGAAGAAGCCTGGTACAATCAGAATAGGACTTGACATTGGAGGTGGTGTAGCTACGTTCGCTGTAAGAATGAGAGAAAGGAACATAACAATATTAACAACTTCAATGAATCTCAATGGTCCTTTCAATACATTTATAGCATCAAGAGGAGTCATACCTTTGTACATAAGCATTTCACAGAGACTTCCTTTCTTTGACAACACACTAGATATAGTCCACTCAATGCATGTGTTGAGTAATTGGATACCATCAACACTGCTCCACTTCTTGTTTTTCGACATCTATAGAGTGCTTCGGCCAGGTGGGCTGTTCTGGCTTGACCATTTCTTCTGTGTTAGAGAGCAATTTGAGCAAGTCTATGCTCCCCTTATAGAGAGCATTGGGTTCACTAAGGTCAAGTGGGTCGTAGGGCGAAAGTTGGATAGAGGACCCGAGCTGAATGAGATGTATCTTTCAGCACTGTTGGAGAAACCACTCAAGAATTCTTGGTGA